A portion of the Halococcus agarilyticus genome contains these proteins:
- a CDS encoding phosphoenolpyruvate carboxylase, with the protein VAAADLEARFFPVFEAEYERAADFATTIGDRENLVNRGWLRESLHRRNPYVDPLNVLQTHLLDREHRTETEKRALRLTVKGIAAGMKNTG; encoded by the coding sequence GGTCGCCGCCGCCGACCTGGAAGCGCGCTTCTTTCCGGTGTTCGAGGCGGAGTACGAGCGGGCGGCCGATTTCGCGACGACCATCGGTGACCGCGAGAATCTCGTGAACCGTGGGTGGCTCCGCGAGAGCCTCCACCGCCGAAACCCCTATGTCGACCCGCTGAACGTGCTTCAAACTCATCTCCTCGACCGCGAGCACCGGACCGAGACCGAAAAGCGGGCACTGCGTCTGACGGTCAAGGGGATCGCTGCCGGCATGAAGAACACCGGGTAA
- a CDS encoding tyrosine-type recombinase/integrase → MVRIEAVVEDFLTDKGKGQRGESGNYRQDAGRELARFADFLADHEDTVTTFEDLDSGHLREYARYLARQGWTAGTVRTYYAYVSAFCGWAVREGHLAENVAQRRNATEPIPDDGGHKSGDQQAWSDDDRHQLTTFVDEQASTAIDDVNNDRETAIKACRDRALVYLLSYSGVRGAEILRDRSDERRQGIRWEDINLEDRYVTVFAKKQRLDDRGLPQPALHPLRMYQKVLDAPDKSWPVFPSFHRPTLSKRVRDSLTSRGYTDTEIEAMYTDRSLIEVCVEFDITPPSMTTDAGRHVLKRLCDQAGIELGDDHDYLMPHGARRGAGEVLVRTSGHAAAARALDNSEEVVREHYSHIEAGELANQMTNAFKEADQQGGSSTDRE, encoded by the coding sequence GTGGTGCGCATCGAAGCGGTCGTCGAGGACTTTCTAACGGACAAGGGGAAAGGTCAGCGTGGTGAGAGCGGGAACTACCGCCAGGACGCAGGTCGAGAGCTCGCTCGGTTTGCCGACTTCCTTGCCGATCACGAGGACACTGTGACGACGTTCGAGGACTTGGACTCAGGACACCTCCGCGAGTACGCTCGCTACCTCGCCCGTCAGGGTTGGACGGCGGGCACGGTTCGGACCTACTACGCGTACGTCTCGGCGTTCTGTGGCTGGGCGGTTCGCGAAGGACATCTTGCCGAGAACGTTGCCCAGCGGCGCAACGCGACCGAACCCATCCCCGACGACGGCGGTCACAAGAGCGGCGACCAACAGGCGTGGTCCGACGACGATCGCCACCAGCTCACGACGTTTGTCGACGAGCAGGCGAGCACCGCGATTGACGACGTCAACAATGATCGAGAGACAGCCATCAAGGCCTGCCGTGACCGCGCTCTGGTGTATCTTCTGTCGTACTCCGGCGTGCGAGGTGCGGAGATTCTCCGAGATAGGAGTGACGAGCGACGGCAAGGAATTCGATGGGAAGACATCAACCTCGAGGATCGCTACGTGACGGTGTTCGCGAAGAAGCAGCGCCTCGACGATCGGGGTCTCCCCCAGCCAGCACTCCATCCGCTACGAATGTACCAGAAGGTCCTCGACGCACCAGACAAGAGCTGGCCGGTGTTTCCTTCGTTCCATCGACCAACGCTCTCGAAGCGGGTGAGGGATTCGCTGACCTCCCGCGGGTACACCGATACGGAGATCGAAGCGATGTATACAGACCGCTCGCTGATCGAGGTCTGCGTTGAATTCGATATCACGCCACCGTCGATGACGACTGACGCAGGCCGACACGTCCTCAAGCGACTGTGCGATCAGGCAGGTATCGAACTCGGCGACGACCACGACTATCTGATGCCCCACGGCGCTCGACGCGGTGCGGGTGAAGTTCTCGTACGAACGTCCGGGCATGCGGCCGCCGCCCGAGCGCTCGACAACTCCGAGGAGGTAGTTCGTGAGCACTACTCACATATCGAGGCCGGCGAACTCGCCAACCAGATGACCAACGCGTTCAAAGAGGCGGATCAGCAGGGTGGGTCCAGCACCGATCGAGAATGA
- a CDS encoding helix-turn-helix domain-containing protein yields the protein MSETPSATPASPFEAQREIHELLSQETRHHILQAILGHPTHLLSLTELGYYIQKSESAILDQLDVLNNQDLIAVYIAEENKSKRDQPSKFYGLTERGIEVLDEFKYLRGVPVLRAVHDNTVKPERIQRHEDAPRPELPDVVANALEFDEEAVDADELEDTARQSIFADRATDEEAGAFDDLFL from the coding sequence ATGAGCGAAACGCCTTCCGCCACCCCTGCCTCACCCTTCGAGGCACAGCGCGAGATACACGAGCTGCTGTCGCAGGAGACCCGTCACCATATCCTCCAGGCGATTCTCGGCCACCCGACACACCTGCTGTCGTTGACGGAGTTGGGCTACTACATTCAGAAGAGCGAATCCGCGATCCTCGACCAGCTTGACGTACTGAATAACCAGGATCTCATTGCGGTGTACATCGCTGAGGAGAACAAAAGCAAACGGGATCAGCCGAGCAAGTTCTACGGCCTGACCGAACGAGGTATCGAGGTACTGGACGAATTCAAATATCTGCGCGGTGTGCCGGTTCTCCGGGCTGTCCACGACAATACGGTCAAACCCGAGCGGATCCAGCGACACGAGGATGCACCTCGTCCGGAACTGCCGGATGTAGTGGCCAATGCTCTCGAATTCGATGAGGAGGCAGTAGACGCTGATGAGCTCGAAGATACCGCACGCCAGTCCATCTTCGCGGACAGAGCCACTGATGAGGAGGCTGGAGCGTTCGACGATCTATTTCTATAG